A region from the Sulfuricurvum sp. genome encodes:
- a CDS encoding tetraacyldisaccharide 4'-kinase, giving the protein MKRFWVQWGERYFYHPSLIQKILSYLLLPLSWLYCFIAYVRYRRSRPKAMGIPVVSVGNLTVGGSGKTPVVSELAKQYEKPAIVLRGYGRKSRGMVVVKDKSTILCDVIKSGDEAMLYAKNLPNATVIVSEIRERGIAEAKAMGCEVVFLDDGYGKHSIEKLDLVIDVATPNRFCLPSGAYRERLWGDKCVVMLYEGKSFTRSVSVTHPTDKMVLVTAIARPERLDNYLPEVSEKIYFEDHHMFTQGELEAIIERTGATSLLVTQKDFVKMSSFNLALSCLELSIELDETLINTVKEYTDAKKD; this is encoded by the coding sequence TTGAAACGTTTTTGGGTCCAATGGGGTGAACGGTATTTTTATCACCCCTCGCTGATCCAAAAAATCCTCTCTTATCTGCTTTTACCGTTAAGCTGGCTTTATTGTTTCATCGCTTATGTACGCTATCGTCGCAGCCGTCCGAAAGCGATGGGGATTCCGGTTGTGAGTGTCGGAAATCTTACCGTAGGCGGAAGCGGTAAAACTCCTGTCGTCAGCGAATTGGCAAAACAGTATGAAAAACCGGCGATTGTTTTACGCGGATACGGGCGCAAAAGTCGCGGGATGGTCGTGGTCAAAGACAAGTCGACTATTCTGTGCGATGTGATTAAAAGCGGGGATGAAGCGATGCTTTATGCCAAAAACCTTCCTAATGCCACGGTTATCGTCAGTGAAATCAGAGAACGTGGAATCGCCGAAGCCAAGGCTATGGGATGCGAAGTCGTATTTCTCGATGACGGATACGGCAAACATTCCATCGAGAAACTTGATTTGGTGATAGACGTAGCAACTCCGAACCGGTTTTGTCTCCCCTCCGGCGCCTATCGGGAACGGTTGTGGGGAGATAAGTGTGTCGTGATGCTGTATGAGGGGAAATCGTTCACGCGATCCGTCAGTGTCACTCATCCAACCGATAAGATGGTATTGGTGACGGCGATCGCGCGACCGGAGCGTCTGGATAACTATTTACCCGAAGTGAGCGAAAAAATCTATTTTGAAGATCACCATATGTTTACGCAAGGGGAACTTGAAGCGATTATAGAGCGAACCGGAGCAACGAGTCTCTTGGTAACTCAGAAAGACTTTGTTAAAATGTCGTCCTTTAATCTCGCCCTCTCGTGTTTGGAACTCAGCATAGAGTTGGATGAAACGTTGATAAACACAGTCAAGGAATATACCGATGCAAAAAAAGATTGA
- a CDS encoding NAD+ synthase, protein MGKYELISRYLSEFLSQEVLKTGLKKVVVGLSGGIDSAVVAVLAHRAFGDDLLCVKMPSHYSSQSSLDDADELCTRFSLRSETRSIEPMLRAYETPDMSPLRVGNLSARLRMVTLFDISAREGALVLGTSNKSELMLGYGTLYGDLASAINPIGDLYKTEIFELARYLGVPGTIIDKPPSADLWAGQSDEEEIGYPYADLDRVLKRYVEERHTRDELITDGENSQLVDMIITRIYKNQFKRKMPVIAKLTSRTVNHDFNYPRDITL, encoded by the coding sequence GTGGGTAAATACGAGCTGATCAGCCGGTATTTGAGCGAATTTTTAAGTCAGGAAGTACTTAAAACCGGTTTGAAAAAAGTGGTTGTAGGTTTGAGTGGAGGGATCGATTCCGCAGTTGTTGCGGTATTGGCACACCGTGCATTCGGTGACGATCTCCTTTGCGTCAAAATGCCGTCACACTATTCATCCCAAAGTTCACTCGACGATGCAGACGAGTTGTGCACACGTTTTTCTCTCCGCTCAGAAACCCGTAGTATTGAGCCAATGCTGCGTGCGTATGAAACTCCCGATATGTCACCGCTTCGGGTAGGTAATCTTTCGGCTCGATTGCGTATGGTGACACTTTTTGATATTTCCGCACGCGAAGGTGCTTTAGTGCTTGGAACCAGCAATAAAAGCGAACTGATGCTCGGATACGGGACATTGTACGGTGATTTGGCCAGTGCAATCAATCCTATCGGAGATTTGTATAAGACCGAGATATTTGAGCTGGCACGTTATTTAGGAGTTCCAGGCACTATCATCGATAAACCCCCTTCCGCAGATTTATGGGCGGGGCAAAGCGATGAAGAAGAGATCGGTTATCCGTATGCCGATTTGGACCGTGTGCTAAAACGTTACGTTGAAGAACGTCATACACGTGATGAATTGATTACGGATGGAGAAAATTCTCAATTAGTCGATATGATCATAACAAGAATTTACAAGAATCAGTTCAAACGTAAAATGCCTGTGATAGCAAAATTGACGTCGCGAACCGTCAATCATGATTTTAATTACCCAAGAGATATAACCTTATAA
- the ppk2 gene encoding polyphosphate kinase 2 yields MGSKHSMATSEIAEAEKIEEVVHEDRRKDSAPPIDEKRKRGAQEERFPVWVKKSVLEYEEELKKLQIELLKLQNHVKDKGLKILMIFEGRDAAGKGGTIKRITEHLNPRGARIVALEKPSDVEKTQWYFQRYIEHLPSGGEMVFFDRSWYNRGGVEPVMGFCTEDEHQEFLNHVAEFEHMLVNSGIILFKFYFSVSKSEQARRFKERKTDPLKQFKLSPVDAKSQEMWDKYTEAKHSMLRASHTGNAPWIIIRSDNKKKARLNCIKYILSSVKYPTKSSLDLKTSKKILIWGEEEIKLLEMGIKKG; encoded by the coding sequence ATGGGCAGTAAACACTCTATGGCTACATCAGAAATCGCCGAAGCAGAAAAAATCGAAGAAGTAGTACACGAAGACCGCCGAAAAGATTCCGCACCCCCTATAGATGAAAAACGCAAAAGAGGTGCACAAGAAGAACGTTTTCCTGTTTGGGTCAAAAAATCGGTATTGGAATACGAAGAAGAGCTCAAAAAACTCCAAATTGAACTTCTGAAACTCCAAAACCATGTTAAAGACAAGGGATTGAAAATTTTGATGATCTTCGAAGGGCGTGATGCTGCCGGCAAAGGGGGAACGATCAAACGGATTACCGAACATTTGAACCCGCGCGGTGCACGTATCGTAGCTCTCGAAAAACCTTCCGATGTCGAAAAAACCCAATGGTATTTCCAACGCTATATCGAACACCTTCCAAGCGGAGGTGAAATGGTCTTTTTCGACCGCAGTTGGTACAACCGGGGCGGTGTCGAGCCGGTTATGGGATTTTGTACCGAAGATGAACATCAAGAGTTTTTGAACCATGTCGCCGAATTTGAACACATGCTCGTCAACTCCGGGATCATCCTCTTTAAATTTTACTTTTCCGTCTCCAAATCAGAGCAGGCCCGACGATTTAAAGAACGAAAAACCGATCCTCTGAAACAATTCAAACTCTCTCCTGTTGATGCAAAATCTCAGGAGATGTGGGATAAATACACTGAAGCCAAGCACTCCATGCTCCGCGCTTCCCACACCGGAAATGCACCATGGATCATTATCCGCTCCGACAACAAGAAAAAGGCCCGCCTGAACTGTATCAAATACATTTTATCCAGTGTCAAATACCCTACTAAAAGTTCGTTGGATTTAAAAACATCGAAGAAGATTCTGATTTGGGGAGAAGAAGAGATCAAGCTTTTGGAAATGGGAATCAAGAAGGGCTAA
- a CDS encoding hotdog domain-containing protein — protein sequence MAKNRSEELEEETLQPVNQQTSLNTHERINTVYSGEIMRLEKGYAKVRLETNEVMRADEVGLVHGGFIFSAADFAAMAAVNEPNVVLAACNCLFLAPVRVGDSVTFEATEHQKEGRKRNVTVRGFVHDIKVFEGEFKTVVTERHVLRLDLMKNVEG from the coding sequence TTGGCAAAAAACCGATCAGAAGAGTTGGAAGAAGAAACCCTCCAGCCTGTAAATCAGCAAACGTCGCTCAATACCCATGAGAGAATCAATACCGTTTACAGCGGCGAGATTATGCGATTGGAAAAAGGGTATGCGAAAGTAAGGTTGGAAACGAACGAAGTGATGCGTGCCGATGAAGTGGGACTGGTGCATGGAGGGTTTATTTTCAGTGCGGCAGACTTTGCTGCCATGGCAGCAGTTAATGAACCCAATGTCGTTCTGGCAGCGTGTAATTGTCTTTTTTTAGCACCGGTCAGAGTAGGTGACAGTGTTACGTTTGAAGCAACGGAACATCAAAAAGAGGGACGTAAACGCAATGTTACCGTTCGCGGATTCGTCCATGATATCAAGGTATTTGAAGGGGAGTTTAAAACCGTTGTGACCGAGCGCCATGTGTTGCGTCTCGATCTGATGAAAAACGTCGAGGGATAA
- a CDS encoding DegT/DnrJ/EryC1/StrS family aminotransferase, producing MSIPFYRVEVGGDEREKIDEVFDGEAPNIIADLESAFESYIGASYALATSDGTAALHLAMLAIDLKRGDKVLCSINAYPSVPEVVRHFDAEPIFIDINPDTFTIDLDKLEAYLSENKSKKLKAVIVSHVAGQCVDLDHLYTIAKQYDVKIIEDASDALGATYNGQKIGATGADITCFDFSPHLRRNVCNGGMLVCDDEEIMERAKLLRNHAMVIDDESLGYIYDVTDIGSQYMMSPLDAATILVQLEKQDDNIERQREIAEMFNERLSEAPHIKLPVANEEHAYSLYIIKVDKNRDSFARELVARGIECGLHYIPLHLLSYYKAKYSLRVNDFPIALRNFQQVLSIPNYAALSDDEVEEICDAILDVAATRV from the coding sequence ATGAGTATTCCGTTTTATCGTGTAGAAGTAGGTGGCGATGAGAGAGAAAAAATCGATGAAGTGTTTGACGGCGAAGCTCCGAATATCATTGCTGATCTAGAATCGGCATTTGAATCTTACATCGGTGCTTCTTATGCGTTGGCAACATCAGACGGTACTGCCGCTTTGCATTTGGCAATGTTGGCGATTGATCTTAAGCGCGGGGACAAAGTGTTGTGCTCGATCAACGCGTACCCGTCTGTTCCTGAAGTGGTTCGCCATTTCGATGCGGAACCGATCTTTATTGATATTAATCCGGATACTTTTACCATTGACTTGGACAAGCTCGAAGCCTATTTGAGTGAAAACAAATCCAAAAAACTCAAAGCGGTAATCGTATCGCATGTCGCCGGACAATGTGTTGATTTGGACCATTTATACACTATCGCAAAACAATATGACGTTAAAATCATTGAGGATGCTTCGGATGCATTGGGGGCGACGTATAACGGTCAAAAGATCGGTGCTACGGGTGCGGATATTACCTGTTTTGATTTCAGTCCCCATTTGCGTCGTAATGTGTGTAACGGCGGAATGCTTGTGTGTGACGACGAAGAGATTATGGAACGTGCGAAATTGTTGCGTAACCATGCAATGGTGATCGACGATGAATCGTTGGGTTACATTTATGATGTTACCGATATCGGAAGCCAATATATGATGAGCCCTTTGGATGCGGCGACCATACTGGTTCAGCTTGAGAAACAAGATGACAATATCGAACGTCAACGTGAAATCGCCGAAATGTTCAATGAGCGTCTCAGCGAAGCGCCGCACATTAAACTTCCGGTAGCGAATGAAGAACACGCTTATTCTCTTTATATCATTAAAGTAGATAAAAACCGCGACTCTTTTGCACGCGAATTAGTAGCACGAGGGATTGAATGCGGTCTGCATTACATTCCATTGCATTTGTTGAGTTATTATAAGGCTAAGTATTCACTGCGCGTCAATGATTTTCCGATTGCGCTTCGTAATTTTCAACAAGTTCTCTCTATCCCTAATTATGCCGCACTCAGCGATGATGAGGTAGAAGAGATTTGTGACGCAATCTTGGATGTAGCTGCAACACGCGTTTGA
- a CDS encoding DEAD/DEAH box helicase translates to MPFSTLGLSSPIQRALKESGFVHPTPIQEKVIPLVKSGHDIMARAQTGSGKSASFILPILELWSARVGEGKAKIKALILTPTRELTLQVAEAFETFGAFLPKKPKVVSVIGGESIGDQLYAIQQGCDILVATSGRLLDVVKKKQMNLSHLDFFVLDEADKMLDLGFAEELELILKEIPAQRQNLLFSATYPPKMVAIASNITQNPVEVTLDYEEPTVLSITQRVIEVNHENRGPLLRHLLKTEKWEQVLVFMANKRAADNIAMKFKKYGFLADSFHGDLIQEDRTYTLNQFKAKKIRILFATDIAARGLDIDDITCVVNFDLPRSPADYIHRIGRTARAGKSGIAVSFISYEDMDHFKLIEKRSNIKLDREQIEGFELQGTPPPKVRGPEPVKGKGKSKKDKLREQAEKSGKKTDS, encoded by the coding sequence ATGCCATTTTCCACACTCGGACTCTCATCCCCCATACAACGTGCACTGAAAGAAAGCGGCTTTGTACACCCTACTCCTATTCAGGAAAAGGTGATTCCTCTCGTAAAATCGGGACATGATATCATGGCACGCGCACAGACGGGAAGCGGGAAAAGTGCGAGCTTTATCTTGCCGATTTTGGAACTCTGGTCTGCGCGCGTCGGAGAGGGAAAAGCGAAAATCAAAGCACTAATCCTCACCCCGACACGTGAACTGACCCTTCAGGTTGCCGAAGCCTTTGAAACGTTCGGAGCATTTTTGCCGAAAAAACCGAAAGTAGTGAGCGTCATCGGAGGAGAGAGCATCGGAGATCAGCTCTACGCCATCCAACAAGGGTGTGATATCCTTGTCGCAACCTCAGGGCGATTGCTCGATGTCGTGAAAAAAAAGCAGATGAATCTTTCCCATCTTGATTTTTTTGTCCTCGATGAAGCAGATAAAATGCTGGACCTCGGATTTGCCGAAGAGTTGGAACTAATCTTAAAAGAGATACCTGCACAGCGTCAAAATCTCCTTTTTTCAGCTACCTATCCACCGAAAATGGTTGCCATAGCCTCCAACATCACCCAAAACCCGGTAGAGGTTACACTCGATTACGAAGAACCGACGGTACTGAGTATTACCCAAAGAGTTATCGAAGTCAATCATGAAAATCGCGGTCCTCTGCTCCGACATCTGCTCAAGACGGAAAAGTGGGAGCAGGTACTTGTCTTTATGGCGAACAAACGTGCCGCCGATAATATTGCTATGAAATTCAAAAAATACGGTTTTCTGGCCGATTCGTTTCACGGCGACCTCATCCAGGAGGATCGTACCTACACGCTCAATCAGTTCAAAGCCAAAAAAATCCGCATTCTCTTTGCCACCGACATTGCAGCTCGCGGACTGGATATCGATGATATCACCTGTGTCGTCAACTTCGACCTCCCCCGCTCTCCAGCAGATTATATCCACCGTATCGGACGCACTGCCAGAGCCGGTAAATCAGGGATAGCCGTTTCCTTCATCTCCTATGAAGATATGGATCATTTTAAACTGATCGAAAAACGGAGCAACATCAAACTCGATCGGGAACAAATAGAAGGCTTTGAATTGCAGGGGACACCTCCGCCTAAAGTGCGCGGACCGGAACCGGTCAAAGGAAAAGGGAAAAGTAAAAAAGACAAATTACGGGAACAAGCGGAAAAAAGTGGTAAAAAAACCGATTCATAA
- a CDS encoding ferritin-like domain-containing protein, whose product MELYTTLESILTTSAPQEKIAAFRDFYTAYKNGEITREADTKTTVFTAPSYRDFCTVIDPKEVPRRNKLGSQQGQTLLTHAIAHIEYSAIDLALDAVYRFRDLGEEFERDWLSVADDEVRHFEMIEALLRELGSYYGEYPVHDALFEASMRTLDLLERMAVVPRYLEANGLDATPLILQKLAPHSSDLMVQKIIGALHIILDEEIDHVRKGDKWFLYACEREGKESTSYFEIIEKHYPNSFPRRIDINCDARRQAGFDKDELEKIAFTKCL is encoded by the coding sequence ATGGAACTTTACACAACACTTGAATCAATTTTGACCACTTCGGCACCGCAGGAAAAAATAGCTGCTTTTAGAGATTTTTATACGGCATATAAAAACGGTGAGATTACTCGTGAAGCAGACACGAAAACGACGGTTTTTACTGCTCCCTCTTACCGTGATTTTTGTACGGTGATAGACCCGAAAGAGGTCCCAAGACGCAATAAACTCGGTTCTCAGCAGGGGCAAACCTTACTGACTCATGCGATCGCCCATATCGAGTACAGTGCGATCGATTTAGCTTTGGATGCGGTATACCGTTTCCGGGATTTGGGTGAGGAATTTGAGCGTGACTGGCTATCGGTAGCCGATGATGAAGTACGCCATTTTGAAATGATCGAGGCTCTGCTGCGGGAACTCGGGAGCTATTACGGGGAGTATCCGGTGCATGATGCACTGTTTGAAGCATCGATGCGGACATTGGATCTGCTTGAGCGAATGGCGGTAGTTCCGCGATATCTTGAGGCAAACGGGCTTGACGCAACCCCTTTGATACTGCAAAAATTGGCCCCTCACAGTTCCGATCTCATGGTTCAAAAGATCATTGGTGCTCTTCATATTATTTTAGATGAAGAGATCGATCATGTCCGAAAGGGGGACAAATGGTTCCTCTATGCGTGTGAACGTGAAGGCAAAGAGAGTACTTCGTATTTTGAGATCATCGAAAAACATTATCCCAACAGCTTTCCGCGAAGAATTGATATTAATTGCGATGCAAGGCGGCAAGCCGGATTTGACAAAGACGAACTGGAAAAAATCGCATTTACAAAGTGTTTATAA
- a CDS encoding MBL fold metallo-hydrolase, with amino-acid sequence MEILKRPMGDYQTNCYIVKIDGKDLIIDPGMGATEWVMANVTNPVAILNTHGHFDHVWSNSELQKKLHIPLYTPKGDIMLLQNSTWMPGLPPSTPDIEVDGDQTFVIEGIEIKFHHFPGHCPGCSMIEIGDAIFSGDFLFEGSIGRWDFPYSDGEAMRQSLKRFATWTIDKPLYPGHGNPTSVRAEQRHVDYWLRAI; translated from the coding sequence ATGGAAATCCTCAAACGCCCTATGGGTGACTATCAAACGAATTGTTATATCGTAAAAATCGATGGAAAAGACCTTATAATAGATCCTGGGATGGGAGCGACCGAATGGGTGATGGCAAATGTCACAAATCCGGTGGCAATACTCAATACACACGGACATTTTGACCACGTATGGAGCAACAGCGAACTGCAAAAAAAATTACATATCCCTCTCTATACCCCAAAAGGGGATATCATGCTGCTCCAAAACAGTACATGGATGCCCGGATTGCCACCCTCAACTCCGGATATTGAGGTGGACGGAGATCAAACTTTTGTTATTGAAGGGATTGAAATCAAATTCCACCATTTTCCCGGTCATTGTCCCGGATGTTCGATGATAGAAATCGGAGATGCGATCTTCAGCGGGGATTTTTTATTTGAGGGGTCTATCGGACGATGGGATTTTCCCTATTCGGATGGCGAAGCCATGCGCCAAAGCTTAAAAAGGTTTGCAACATGGACGATCGACAAGCCGCTCTATCCCGGGCACGGGAACCCGACCTCTGTTCGTGCGGAACAGCGGCACGTTGACTACTGGCTTAGGGCGATTTGA
- the argB gene encoding acetylglutamate kinase, translating to MQKKIDTVKTLMDAMPFIKEFRDEIVVIKYGGSAQSSDELKAKFAQDIVLLHLVGVKVVIVHGGGNRISQLLGDLKIPTEFIDGERVSTPEVMRIVEMVLSGEINKEITSLLNSYGAKAIGISGKDAHFLMAKPKDEAKFGLTGRVENVKSDVIHNLLREGFIPVIAPIGADPIVGHPGYNINADLAASAVAAAIGACKVIFMTDTPGVLNKDKELLSTLSEEQVEALKADGTIVGGMVPKVDSCLEAVDAGVHKAHIIDGRIEHAILLELFTSEGVGTQITL from the coding sequence ATGCAAAAAAAGATTGATACTGTAAAAACCCTGATGGACGCAATGCCGTTCATCAAAGAGTTTCGCGATGAAATCGTTGTGATCAAATATGGCGGTTCAGCTCAAAGTTCGGATGAACTCAAAGCTAAATTTGCACAAGACATCGTATTGCTTCATCTTGTTGGGGTCAAAGTGGTTATCGTCCACGGCGGAGGGAACCGTATCAGTCAGTTGCTCGGGGATTTAAAAATACCGACCGAATTTATTGACGGTGAACGTGTCAGTACACCGGAAGTGATGCGGATTGTTGAAATGGTACTCAGCGGAGAGATTAACAAAGAGATCACATCGTTGTTAAACTCATATGGGGCAAAAGCGATCGGAATTAGCGGGAAAGATGCCCATTTCCTGATGGCAAAACCGAAAGATGAAGCGAAATTCGGTCTTACCGGTCGTGTCGAAAATGTTAAATCCGATGTGATTCATAATTTGCTTCGCGAAGGTTTTATTCCGGTCATCGCCCCTATCGGTGCCGATCCTATCGTCGGGCATCCGGGATACAATATCAATGCTGATCTTGCGGCTTCGGCAGTCGCGGCGGCTATCGGTGCATGCAAAGTAATCTTTATGACTGACACTCCGGGTGTGTTAAACAAAGACAAAGAGCTTCTCTCAACACTGAGTGAAGAGCAGGTAGAAGCGTTAAAAGCCGATGGAACGATTGTCGGCGGAATGGTTCCGAAAGTGGATTCATGTCTTGAAGCCGTGGATGCGGGGGTTCATAAAGCCCACATTATCGACGGGCGTATCGAACATGCAATCTTGCTTGAACTCTTTACCTCTGAGGGTGTAGGGACACAAATTACTCTCTAA
- a CDS encoding SHOCT domain-containing protein, translating to MEMLIGMELFLIFIVVGFFIIWVWALMDIITSKFQEDLMQVVWLLVVFFLPFIGVLLYLLIGRAMKLIPKVKEEDPTNKYDLLAKIKTLLDDGIISEAEFEAEKQKILNS from the coding sequence ATGGAAATGTTAATCGGAATGGAATTGTTTTTAATTTTTATTGTCGTCGGTTTTTTTATTATTTGGGTATGGGCATTGATGGACATTATTACCTCAAAGTTCCAAGAGGATTTAATGCAGGTTGTTTGGCTTCTGGTCGTTTTTTTCCTCCCTTTTATCGGTGTTTTACTCTATCTATTAATTGGTCGGGCAATGAAATTAATACCGAAAGTGAAAGAAGAAGATCCGACCAATAAATATGATTTACTGGCAAAAATAAAAACGTTGTTGGATGACGGTATTATTTCTGAAGCGGAATTTGAAGCTGAAAAGCAAAAAATATTAAACAGTTAG
- the thrC gene encoding threonine synthase produces the protein MKFIETRGNDGIHPQEVTFSEAILSPIASFGGLYVPSELPNLGEAFLSKHLNSSYKALAKDLLTTLAIDIDGSVIDEALSLYDKFDDPSNPVPVVKVRDDLYVSELYHGPTRAFKDMALQPFGVVLSSIAQKRGEEYLILAATSGDTGPAALETFKNRPNVRVACLYPDGGTSDVQRLQMVTEDASNLKVIGIKGDFDDAQSALKRLLGSQTFKTALKAKNISLSAANSVNFGRIIFQIIYHIHSYLELVRQNVIAMGDKVYLNVPSGNFGNALGGYYAFKMGLPVEKIIIASNENNVLTRLINTGRYDLRGEHVIATTSPAMDILISSNVERILFDLFGHERTKELMSALEAERFYALSDDETMKLQTVFAADYCNGAEGKGYIKEAFDHGYLMDPHTATCFKAYDCCATKPIKTIIYSTAEWTKFSPTIANALTGEKDTNDIDALHSIAATAKVTIPDMIKGLFKKPIAQPIVIEKEDIEKEILTFL, from the coding sequence ATGAAATTTATTGAAACACGCGGAAATGACGGAATCCATCCACAAGAGGTCACCTTTTCAGAGGCGATTTTAAGTCCCATAGCATCGTTTGGCGGGTTGTATGTTCCGAGCGAATTGCCTAATTTGGGCGAAGCGTTCCTTTCTAAACATTTGAATTCAAGCTATAAAGCACTTGCGAAAGATTTATTGACAACACTTGCAATTGATATTGATGGATCGGTTATTGATGAAGCGTTATCACTGTATGACAAGTTTGATGATCCCTCCAATCCGGTACCGGTTGTAAAAGTTCGTGATGATTTGTATGTCAGCGAACTCTATCACGGGCCGACCAGAGCGTTTAAAGATATGGCCCTTCAACCTTTCGGTGTCGTCCTTTCATCGATCGCTCAAAAACGTGGTGAAGAATATCTGATTTTGGCAGCAACCAGCGGTGATACCGGTCCTGCGGCACTGGAGACGTTTAAAAATCGTCCGAATGTCCGTGTTGCTTGTCTCTATCCTGACGGTGGGACGTCCGATGTACAGCGCCTGCAAATGGTGACGGAAGATGCGAGCAATCTGAAAGTCATCGGGATTAAAGGGGATTTTGACGATGCACAAAGTGCACTGAAGCGTTTGCTCGGTTCGCAAACCTTTAAAACTGCGTTAAAAGCTAAAAATATCTCCCTTTCTGCGGCCAATTCAGTCAATTTCGGACGGATTATTTTCCAAATTATTTATCATATCCACAGCTATTTGGAATTGGTACGTCAGAATGTAATTGCTATGGGTGACAAAGTCTATCTTAACGTCCCGAGCGGAAATTTCGGGAATGCTCTTGGGGGATATTACGCCTTTAAGATGGGACTTCCGGTTGAGAAGATCATTATTGCTTCGAATGAGAACAATGTCCTTACACGGTTGATCAATACGGGTCGATATGATCTGCGCGGAGAGCATGTTATCGCGACGACTTCTCCTGCAATGGATATTTTGATCTCCAGCAATGTCGAGCGCATCCTCTTTGATCTGTTCGGTCACGAGCGAACAAAAGAGTTAATGTCCGCGTTAGAAGCAGAACGTTTTTATGCTCTTAGTGATGATGAAACGATGAAACTCCAAACTGTCTTTGCCGCTGATTATTGTAACGGTGCGGAAGGAAAAGGGTACATAAAAGAGGCGTTTGATCACGGCTATTTGATGGATCCGCATACGGCAACCTGTTTCAAAGCATACGATTGCTGTGCAACCAAACCGATCAAAACAATTATTTATTCGACAGCTGAGTGGACTAAGTTCTCTCCGACGATTGCCAATGCATTGACCGGAGAGAAGGATACGAACGATATAGATGCTCTTCACTCGATTGCCGCTACGGCAAAAGTGACGATTCCGGATATGATCAAAGGTTTGTTTAAAAAACCGATTGCACAGCCGATCGTCATCGAAAAAGAGGATATTGAAAAAGAGATTTTAACATTCCTCTAA